A window of Mucilaginibacter robiniae genomic DNA:
AAGTACTTTATACCTATAGCTTTGATGAAATGGTGGGTAATAAAGATAACACAAAAGCTTTTTGGAACCTGATTAAAACTTTTTAAAACATGCCTACTCCCCTAGTATTTGCCACTCACAATGCTAAAAAGTTACAAGAAGTAACTGCCAAAACTGGCAATCAACTACAACTGCTTAGCTTAACTGATATAGGTTGTACCGAAGATATACCGGAAACTGGTGTTACTTTCCATGAAAATGCATCTATAAAAAGCCATTATGTTTTTGACCGGTATCAGCTCAATTGCTTTGCCGATGACAGCGGTTTGGAAGTAGAAGCTTTACATAATGAACCTGGCGTGTACTCTGCCCGCTATGCTGGCGAGCATGGCAACCATGAAGCTAATATGGATAAAGTACTGGCTGGATTGCATGGCGCCACCAACCGCAAAGCTCGCTTTCGTACGATAATTTCTTTGCTATGGCAGGGACAAGAACATTTTTTTGAAGGCACTATTAACGGTCTTATCCGTACGGAAAGAGCCGGTACTGGCGGTTTCGGCTATGACCCTATTTTTGAACCAGAAGGTTACAATATTACATTTGCCGAAATGAGTCTGGAAGAAAAAAACCGCATCAGTCATCGTGCTATAGCTATGGAGAAGCTGATTAACTTTTTAAACCAGCAATCTTGAGGGCTGGCTTCAATACCTACTTGCAGCAATTAGAAGAGTAACACCTGTTGTTAGAAATACGCTACAAATTTTGCCACATTTTTAAACATTACGCTATAAACAAGAAGACCATTGTTAGCGATAGCAGAACAATGGTCTTCTTGCTTTTTATGTTTCTTTTACGGTTTTACGGCCTTTATGGTATCACGTACCGCTGGCTTAGTACTTACCGAATCTTTAGGTGGAGGTTTAAGCCTAGGCTGCCCCTTAGTTGGAAGCGCTGGTGGCGGTGTACCACCTTTAGCTGGTGGTGAACTGCTATGCGAAGGCGTTTTAGCAGGTGCCTCTTTCTCTCCCGATAGTTTACGTCTTGTACGATGAATAACAGCGTCTTTAGACACAGGTCGATCTTTGGGTTTCCAAATGAACCCTCTTAAGATACGGTCATCTTCTGGAAAGCTTTCTAAAGAACCGTATTTATTTTCAGGTTTTGTAAAAACGGCCAGGTTAACGGCTTTATTATCTCTAAAGTTGATGCGGATACGACTGCCCAGGGAGCGTACCATGTCGGTAACTTTTCCGCTATCCCGGTTGAAATAAATACTCTCAGCATTACCATCCACAAACACACGTTGCAACTTGTTATCTACAAAATACCCACGCATGCGTTTGCCTGCTAATTGGTTAAAGTGTGTCGAATCATTATTTTCAATATTGACGATAAAGCCTGACAAAAAAATATTCATGTTGTTCAGCTTTTTGTT
This region includes:
- a CDS encoding non-canonical purine NTP diphosphatase encodes the protein MPTPLVFATHNAKKLQEVTAKTGNQLQLLSLTDIGCTEDIPETGVTFHENASIKSHYVFDRYQLNCFADDSGLEVEALHNEPGVYSARYAGEHGNHEANMDKVLAGLHGATNRKARFRTIISLLWQGQEHFFEGTINGLIRTERAGTGGFGYDPIFEPEGYNITFAEMSLEEKNRISHRAIAMEKLINFLNQQS